The following are encoded together in the Daucus carota subsp. sativus chromosome 5, DH1 v3.0, whole genome shotgun sequence genome:
- the LOC108221286 gene encoding exopolygalacturonase, translating to MASNAFVSEIIGLLSFLALLCISDSSKVTPDKFFDVRRYSAVSDGKTDNSQAFLKAWREACNCDGKCWVSVPKGTYKLGNVGFVGPCKGVTGFLIRGAIVAPTDPAQFTERWILFQYVENLLIKGGGTLDGQGASAWPHNDCRINPHCKPLPATLSFDFVTHSRIHHLKSLNSKSVHFNLFACNNITINKVELTAPADSPNTDGIRIGQSNHIKISQSVIGTGDDCIAMINGVRNVVISNVSCGPGHGISIGSLGRASNEQVHDIKVLNCNISNTQNGLRVKTWAPSFSGMVSNLTYQNILMNEVSNPIIFDQNYCPNRSCSKKAQSRVKISNATFKNIRGTSRSKIAVNFQCSGVEPCDRVTLDNINLAYHGPGGPAESLCRNVKGTSTGTQRPPACL from the exons ATGGCTTCAAATGCATTTGTTTCAGAAATCATTGGTTTGCTAAGTTTCCTGGCATTGCTGTGCATATCTGATTCGAGCAAAGTTACACCAGACAAATTTTTTGATGTCCGAAGATATAGTGCAGTCTCTGATGGAAAAACAGACAACTCTCAG GCATTTCTTAAAGCATGGAGGGAAGCATGCAACTGTGATGGAAAATGTTGGGTTTCAGTTCCAAAAGGGACTTACAAGCTTGGAAATGTAGGTTTTGTTGGGCCATGCAAAGGGGTCACAGGATTTTTGATTCGGGGGGCTATTGTAGCTCCTACTGATCCAGCTCAGTTCACAGAGCGCTGGATCCTCTTTCAATATGTTGAAAACTTGTTGATCAAAGGTGGTGGCACACTGGATGGTCAAGGTGCTTCAGCTTGGCCACATAATGACTGTAGAATCAATCCTCATTGCAAGCCTCTTCCTGCT ACACTGAGCTTTGATTTTGTCACTCATTCAAGAATCCACCACCTCAAGTCACTAAACAGCAAAAGTGTTCATTTCAACCTTTTCGCATGTAACAACATCACAATCAACAAAGTTGAACTGACAGCTCCTGCCGATAGCCCAAACACGGATGGCATCCGTATCGGACAATCAAACCACATCAAAATCTCACAGTCTGTAATTGGCACTGGAGATGATTGCATAGCCATGATCAATGGCGTTAGAAATGTCGTTATCTCTAATGTTTCATGTGGCCCGGGACATGGCATAAGTATAGGAAGCCTGGGAAGAGCTTCAAATGAACAAGTTCATGATATAAAAGTACTCAACTGCAACATCAGCAACACTCAAAATGGCCTGAGAGTCAAAACATGGGCACCCTCATTTTCTGGCATGGTTTCAAATTTGACATACCAAAACATTTTAATGAATGAAGTGAGCAACCCCATCATATTTGATCAAAACTATTGTCCAAACCGTAGCTGCAGTAAGAAG GCGCAATCACGTGTAAAAATTAGCAATGCCACATTTAAGAATATAAGAGGGACATCAAGGTCGAAAATCGCCGTGAATTTCCAATGTAGCGGAGTTGAGCCATGTGACAGAGTAACGCTAGATAACATCAACTTGGCATACCATGGCCCCGGAGGACCAGCAGAGTCTTTATGCAGGAATGTTAAAGGAACTTCAACCGGGACACAGCGGCCTCCAGCTTGTTTATAA